The Vibrio sp. SNU_ST1 genome has a segment encoding these proteins:
- a CDS encoding LysR family transcriptional regulator, which yields MDSFEGINEFVAVAECHGFSAAAKQLGCSTSHVSRQVSRLEERVGVALLARSTRMVSLTESGHTYYQQCKDLVIGLQQANEQVTSQQAQLSGTLRVSAAGAFAENHVAAALMEFSKDHPDLTIEMNFNTKMVNFIEDGIDFAIRYGRLDDSGLVARKLVDRPMAAAASQNYIDQFGSPTQPEQLKLHSCIIANSDQWLFEKDGKPLNAVRVHGRWKSNNSSAVLKACEEGLGIVYLPKSSFNGGLANGKLVPVLEEYWGAGTSSWIVYQNRRFLPQRARLAIDFLVSYFSDWNE from the coding sequence ATGGATAGCTTTGAAGGTATTAATGAATTTGTGGCGGTAGCGGAGTGTCACGGCTTTTCTGCGGCCGCGAAACAACTTGGGTGCAGTACCAGTCATGTCAGTCGCCAAGTGTCGAGGTTAGAAGAGAGAGTGGGTGTGGCTTTACTTGCTCGATCCACTCGTATGGTGAGTTTGACTGAGTCTGGGCATACGTATTATCAGCAATGCAAAGATCTGGTTATCGGGCTGCAACAGGCGAATGAACAAGTGACGTCTCAACAAGCTCAGCTTAGCGGTACTTTACGCGTGAGTGCGGCGGGTGCGTTTGCCGAGAATCATGTCGCTGCGGCGCTGATGGAATTTTCCAAAGACCACCCTGATCTGACTATCGAGATGAACTTCAATACCAAGATGGTTAACTTCATCGAAGATGGTATTGATTTCGCGATTCGCTATGGTCGATTGGACGATTCAGGATTGGTGGCAAGAAAGCTGGTGGATCGCCCTATGGCAGCGGCCGCGAGTCAGAACTATATCGATCAATTCGGTTCTCCAACACAGCCTGAACAGTTGAAGTTACACAGCTGTATTATTGCCAACAGTGATCAGTGGTTGTTTGAGAAAGATGGAAAACCGTTAAATGCAGTTCGAGTACATGGGCGTTGGAAAAGCAATAACTCGAGTGCGGTACTTAAAGCTTGTGAAGAGGGGCTTGGCATTGTTTATCTTCCCAAAAGCAGCTTCAACGGCGGTCTTGCCAATGGGAAGCTCGTTCCAGTGCTAGAAGAATATTGGGGAGCCGGTACAAGCAGTTGGATCGTATATCAAAACCGTCGCTTCCTTCCACAGAGAGCACGACTCGCGATTGATTTCTTGGTCTCTTATTTTTCCGATTGGAATGAATAA